One segment of Solanum stenotomum isolate F172 chromosome 1, ASM1918654v1, whole genome shotgun sequence DNA contains the following:
- the LOC125854454 gene encoding protein GAMETE EXPRESSED 2, producing MANQLLLYTILVFFISIFPSLTHQLSLPEEDSAVPSFTFSWVNNNDTFMAGSFATIMVKVIGNFDPAQLKHPFNPNISVNDKMGNSSYISGVSSNFGANFGDWKISFLPIRTGLFNVLITDNHFNVFDSSLHFHVTPGNMYPSASVVSWKNGVSEFAAGMLASLVILPKDAFGNNISSATDQGLNSYNFTFSVSTFNGSVATILDFTNKGWDISGYLVTEFIVATAGTLLLNIQGDNQTLSGSPLIFIVNPGFLVVSKCLLQWEVETKYFQIFSLVEGFIHQHDQYGNLVPGLYEFDVEVIENGTNLIIPVTDIQFRQVGLGIQLFSFSLMEPGDFKLMIYHKEQNNSISAMPFHFTVYIGYCDGMNSIVNGSGLNDSVAGEAARFSVLLKDAYLYPSLNELESLQVLVVNEFDSYQPQASIHPMKMVHGTPCGTNFNCSAHDDVELAFTPLAETNLDPRNMRFSAFDVNYIPERSGIYEISVFCGNIPLNGGHPFRKAVSAGKVNTSLSGLVKPSPKVSKLTKNEITVQLMDSYSNPVLLQQSKLKLEISSVNSSGSSIWTFSDNKDGTYSGNYLAKDVGTYELCASFDGMRLMPCPFGLNVYTSEYFPRVQNDSIWVWEDDSIAFDAVQNDYFAGHNITIFEFSKPGHGSILQYGHLFRYTPFKGFYGRDSFSYTICDVNGNIASGGVDISVLSIPPQFVSVPSQLLATEDVICPRFGGFSGLEIIYSDSTENVSITFNAQSGIVFLSPMLMQFWQPAWSIYSTFREVGKSTELTLTGCVEEINFAIQSLQYFGNENFYGTDTIHVSTMNTNGKNSLDIPILVEPINDPPLINLPPFVIMDQGSEEVSIFSRDRNKSAVFVGDPDLLHYPGNASRFLVMFSVEVSSGFLSTKLPANLISTTELKFKTSYQWQPLQTFVTISEHFMVKAKGIRFRGTLEDCNSVLEQLLYHGDEHRASLIVTVNDMGNYGCYPGCTDLMSMPHFVEVSVSLMREKPLSSLFAHVFGSAIIVEFVLVLSFGVILLFFICKCAFVLINEKRRQASQDFEFSNVQNSQEGTLTKDLSDKMTRVRGCCSNFFTSNLQLSKFHLRSCLQLGIGGFPKATNTSSSDQLEMTSPSGLSAATSAKDEQLEELPSSLLR from the exons ATGGCGAACCAACTTCTCCTCTACACCATCTTAGTGTTTTTCATCTCTATCTTCCCCTCTTTAACTCATCAACTTTCATTACCAG AAGAAGATTCGGCAGTTCCTAGTTTTACATTCAGTTGGGTGAACAACAATGATACATTTATGGCTGGGTCTTTTGCAACCATAATGGTGAAAGTTATTGGAAATTTTGATCCTGCCCAACTCAAGCACCCTTTCAATCCCAACATTAGTGTCAATGATAAGATGGGAAACAGTTCTTACATTTCCGGGGTTTCGTCAAATTTTGGTGCTAATTTTGGGGATTGGAAGATTTCATTCCTTCCCATTAGGACTGGGTTGTTCAATGTGCTGATTACTGATAATCACTTCAATGTTTTTGATTCTTCACTGCATTTTCATGTCACTCCAG GTAATATGTATCCATCTGCAAGCGTTGTGTCATGGAAGAATGGAGTGAGTGAATTTGCAGCAGGGATGCTAGCTTCACTTGTGATTCTTCCTAAAGATGCATTTGGGAATAATATCTCTTCTGCAACTGATCAAGGGCTCAACTCTTACAATTTTACATTCTCTGTATCTACTTTCAATGGTTCCGTTGCAACTATCCTCGATTTCACTAATAAAGGATGGGATATATCTGGTTATCTTGTTACCGAGTTTATTGTAGCTACAGCTGGAACTCTTTTACTTAATATACAAGGAGATAACCAAACATTGAGTGGCTCTCCACTAATCTTCATAGTGAATCCAG GATTTCTGGTTGTTTCAAAATGTTTGCTGCAGTGGGAAGTTGAAACAAAgtactttcaaatattttctctgGTAGAAGGTTTTATTCACCAGCACGATCAATATGGAAATCTTGTTCCAGGGTTGTATGAATTTGATGTTGAAGTTATTGAAAATGGAACAAACTTGATTATTCCTGTGACAGATATTCAATTCAGGCAGGTTGGCCTGGGTATCCAGTTGTTCTCCTTCAGCTTAATGGAACCAGGGGATTTCAAGCTTATGATATATCATAAAGAGCAGAATAATTCCATCTCAGCTATGCCGTTTCATTTTACAGTGTATATAG gTTATTGTGATGGAATGAATAGTATTGTTAATGGGTCGGGTCTAAATGACTCTGTTGCTGGTGAAGCTGCAAGGTTCTCTGTCTTATTGAAGGATGCTTATCTATATCCTTCACTTAATGAACTAGAAAGCCTGCAAGTACTAGTAGTGAATGAATTTGATTCCTATCAACCACAAGCAAGCATACATCCAATGAAGATGGTCCATG GAACTCCATGTGGTACGAATTTTAATTGCAGTGCACATGATGATGTGGAACTTGCTTTTACTCCTCTGGCTGAAACAAACCTTGAT CCTAGAAACATGAGATTTAGTGCCTTTGATGTTAATTATATACCAGAGAGGAGTGGAATCTATGAAATTAGTGTATTTTGTGGAAATATTCCATTAAATGGTGGTCATCCATTCCGAAAGGCAGTAAGTGCAG GGAAAGTTAATACATCTCTTTCGGGACTAGTGAAACCCAGTCCAAAAGTATCAAAGCTGACAAAGAATGAAATCACAGTACAACTCATGGATTCATATTCTAATCCAGTCCTCTTACAGCAGTCAAAGTTAAAGTTGGAGATTAGTTCAGTTAACAGCTCAGGTTCTTCAATATGGACTTTTAGTGATAATAAGGATGGCACGTATAGTGGAAATTATCTGGCAAAGGATGTTGGCACCTATGAGTTATGTGCTTCTTTTGATGGAATGCGTTTAATGCCATGCCCCTTTGGTTTGAATGTATACACTA GTGAATATTTCCCTAGAGTACAGAATGATTCGATCTGGGTCTGGGAGGATGATTCTATAGCTTTTGATGCTGTacaaaatgactattttgctGGCCATAACAttacaatttttgaattttcaaaa CCAGGTCATGGTTCAATTCTTCAATATGGGCATCTCTTTAGGTATACACCTTTCAAAGGATTCTACGGGAGGGATTCTTTCTCTTATACAATATGTGATGTGAATGGGAACATTGCCTCCGGGGGCGTGGATATATCTGTTCTAAGCATCCCTCCTCAGTTCGTTTCAGTTCCAAGTCAATTACTGGCAACTGAAGATGTTATTTGTCCAAGATTCGG GGGTTTCTCTGGACTTGAGATTATCTATTCAGATTCAACTGAAAACGTCAGCATTACATTTAATGCACAATCTGGGATCGTCTTTCTGTCTCCTATGTTAATGCAATTTTGGCAGCCAGCCTGGAGTATTTATTCTACGTTCAGGGAGGTCGGAAAGTCTACTGAGTTAACTTTAACAGGCTGTGTAGAAGAAATCAATTTTGCAATACAGTCGCTGCAGTATTTTGG AAATGAGAACTTCTACGGCACTGATACAATCCACGTCTCTACGATGAACACAAATGGGAAGAACAGTTTAGATATTCCTATATTGGTTGAACCTATCAATGATCCTCCATTAATTAATCTTCCTCCTTTTGTTATTATGGATCAAGGGAGTGAAGAAGTATCCATTTTTAGCAGAGACAGGAATAAGTCTGCTGTTTTTGTTGGAGATCCAGATCTACTGCATTATCCTG GGAATGCGTCTCGTTTCTTGGTTATGTTCTCCGTTGAAGTCAGCTCTGGCTTCCTCTCAACAAAGCTTCCTGCTAACCTCATTAGCACAActgaattaaaatttaaaaccagCTACCAGTGGCAGCCTCTTCAGACATTTGTAACCATCTCAGAACATTTTATGGTCAAAGCCAAAGGCATTAGATTTCGGGGTACACTAGAAGACTGCAACAGTGTCTTGGAGCAATTGCTATATCAT GGTGATGAACATCGTGCTAGTCTTATTGTGACGGTGAATGATATGGGGAACTATGGGTGCTACCCAGGCTGCACTGATTTGATGTCAATGCCTCATTTTGTTGAGGTTTCTGTTAGTCTCATGAGAGAAAAACCTCTGAGTTCATTATTTGCACATG TTTTTGGATCAGCAATTATTGTTGAATTCGTTCTGGTGCTTTCTTTTGGTGTGATACTTCTATTCTTCATTTGCAAATGTGCATTTGTTCTCATTAATGAGAAAAGGAGGCAGGCATCCCAAGATTTTGAGTTCTCCAATGTCCAGAATTCCCAAGAAGGAACA TTAACCAAGGATTTATCTGATAAGATGACTCGAGTCAGAGGATGCTGTTCAAATTTCTTCACGTCTAATCTCCAGCTCTCCAAATTCCATTTGCG GTCATGCCTACAGCTTGGAATTGGAGGATTTCCTAAAGCCACCAATACTTCTTCAAGTGATCAGCTTGAAATGACTTCTCCTTCTGGGCTAAGTGCTGCAACTTCTGCAAAAGATGAGCAACTGGAAGAGCTTCCCTCAAGTTTATTAAGATGa
- the LOC125853830 gene encoding probable acylpyruvase FAHD1, mitochondrial gives MYAKIQTFTIARNLVCSSGRAIAKSFSSRNMATTGAATAEHQNLISVGSKIIAVGRNYAAHAKELGNAVPKEPVLFMKPTSSYLENGGTIEVPHPLESLDHEVELAVVISKRARDVPEATAMEYVGGYALGLDMTAREIQATAKSAGLPWTVAKGQDTFTPISSVLPLSTVPDPHDIELWLKVDGELRQKGSTRDMIFKIPYLISHISSIMTLLQGDVILTGTPKGVGPVKVGQKIDAGITGLLDVHFDVGRRPGAN, from the exons ATGTATGCGAAAATTCAAACATTCACCATTGCCCGAAACCTAGTGTGCAGTAGCGGTAGAGCAATCGctaaatcattttcatcaagGAACATGGCCACCACCGGCGCCGCGACGGCAGAACATCAGAACCTTATCAGCGTCGGAAGTAAGATCATCGCCGTCGGTCGTAACTACGCCGCTCACGCCAAAGAACTCGGCAACGCCGTGCCTAAG GAGCCAGTGTTGTTTATGAAGCCCACATCGTCGTATTTAGAGAACGGAGGGACAATAGAAGTTCCTCATCCATTGGAATCACTGGATCACGAGGTGGAGTTGGCAGTTGTCATCAGCAAAAGAGCTAGGGATGTACCTGAAGCCACTGCTATGGAGTATGTTGGAG GCTATGCACTTGGTTTGGATATGACTGCGAGGGAGATCCAAGCTACTGCAAAG TCTGCAGGCCTGCCATGGACTGTTGCTAAGGGCCAAGACACATTCACTCCTATCAGCTCAGTT TTACCACTGTCGACGGTGCCAGATCCCCATGACATAGAATTGTGGCTGAAG GTTGATGGAGAACTTCGGCAAAAAGGCTCAACAAGAGATATGATATTTAAGATCCCATATTTGATTAGCCACATAAGTTCTATCATGACTCTTCTCCAGGGAGATGTTATTTTAACTG GGACTCCCAAAGGAGTTGGTCCTGTTAAGGTTGGTCAAAAGATTGATGCTGGCATAACAGGCCTCCTGGATGTGCACTTTGATGTTGGAAGACGCCCAGGAGCAAATTAA